One window from the genome of Pseudoliparis swirei isolate HS2019 ecotype Mariana Trench chromosome 24, NWPU_hadal_v1, whole genome shotgun sequence encodes:
- the ednraa gene encoding LOW QUALITY PROTEIN: endothelin receptor type Aa (The sequence of the model RefSeq protein was modified relative to this genomic sequence to represent the inferred CDS: inserted 1 base in 1 codon): MCSIMGTPAVHVLVLMACMAARGMCQINRAGAEEDSLPGFLXHSTLQSPSFYSTASPSTGPGLHLGAPGAEAQAVGSGNNTVVKMPMQIPGCVKPTSISSYFKYINTFISIIVFVVGLVGNATLLRIIYHNKCMRNGPNALIASLALGDLIYIITDIPINVYKLLASRWPFDNSVVGLYLCKLVPFMQKASVGITVLNLCALSVDRYRAVASWSRVQGVGIPLLTVIEILSIWLLSFFLAVPEAIGFDMITFEYRNQTIRTCMLNPKTDFMMFYRDAKDWWLFGFYFCVPLACTAVFYTLMTCEMLNRRDGSLRIALSEHLKQRREVARAVFCLVLIFALCWFPLHLSRILKKMVYSQNDKKRCELLNFLLVLDYFSINLVTINSCINPIILFFVSKKFKNCFKSCLCCWCYSDNQLSSIGPMNGTSIQCKSPEPNNVHADRSIRKDSD; the protein is encoded by the exons ATGTGTTCCATAATGGGCACCCCAGCTGTACATGTGTTGGTGCTAATGGCCTGTATGGCAGCCAGAGGAATGTGCCAGATAAACAGAGCTGGAGCAGAGGAGGACTCTCTCCCAGGCTTCC GTCACTCCACCCTCCAGTCTCCGAGTTTCTACAGCACCGCCAGTCCCAGCACGGGGCCCGGCCTCCACttgggggccccgggggccgAGGCACAAGCCGTGGGATCTGGAAATAACACTGTTGTAAAAATGCCGATGCAAATTCCGGGGTGCGTCAAACCCACTTCGATTAGTAGCTATTTCAAGTACATCAACACCTTCATTTCCATTATCGTGTTTGTGGTCGGCCTGGTCGGCAACGCCACCCTGCTGAGGATTATATACCACAACAAGTGCATGAGGAACGGGCCCAACGCCCTCATTGCCAGTCTGGCCCTGGGGGACCTCATCTACATCATCACGGATATACCCATCAATGTATACAAG CTGCTGGCGTCCCGCTGGCCTTTTGACAACAGCGTCGTCGGCCTGTATCTGTGCAAGCTGGTGCCCTTCATGCAGAAAGCCTCTGTGGGCATCACGGTCCTCAACCTGTGCGCCCTCAGCGTGGACAG GTACAGAGCCGTGGCCTCCTGGAGCAGAGTGCAGGGAGTGGGCATCCCTCTGCTCACAGTCATCGAGATTTTGTCGATCTGGTTGCTGTCGTTCTTCCTGGCCGTGCCGGAGGCGATCGGTTTCGACATGATCACCTTCGAATACAGGAACCAAACCATCCGCACCTGCATGCTAAACCCCAAAACGGACTTCATGATG TTCTACAGGGATGCAAAGGACTGGTGGTTGTTTGGCTTCTACTTTTGTGTCCCACTCGCCTGCACCGCTGTGTTCTACACTCTGATGACCTGCGAGATGCTCAACCGCAGGGATGGCAGCCTTCGGATAGCCCTCAGTGAGCACCTCAAACAG aggagggaggtggcCAGGGCCGTTTTCTGCCTCGTCCTGATCTTTGCCCTCTGCTGGTTCCCACTGCACCTCAGCAGGATCCTAAAGAAGATGGTTTACTCCCAGAATGATAAGAAGCGCTGTGAGCTGCTCAA TTTCCTGTTGGTCCTGGATTACTTCAGTATCAACCTGGTAACAATCAACTCCTGCATCAACCCCATTATCCTCTTCTTTGTCAGCAAGAAGTTTAAAAACTGCTTCAAG TCGTGTTTGTGCTGCTGGTGTTACTCTGACAACCAGCTGAGCAGCATCGGACCCATGAACGGTACCAGTATCCAGTGTAAAAGCCCCGAGCCCAACAACGTCCACGCTGATCGCAGCATCAGGAAGGACAGCGACTGA